A window of the Brassica napus cultivar Da-Ae chromosome A2, Da-Ae, whole genome shotgun sequence genome harbors these coding sequences:
- the LOC106411948 gene encoding protein YLS7 produces the protein MTLSPPRLSRSVYPRKIPSIAFAIGGLTSFIIFASLLLLSHPLGSSLTGYLYGTETTQHLEFHHSSSRHTSDPNPSPDSTVNSPPLLTQHREESTEALPTNHVSVEKEDPVETECDLFRGNWFYDPKGPLYTNNSCPLLTQMQNCQGNGRPDKSYENWRWKPSQCDLPRFDAKKFLELMRGKTLAFIGDSVARNQMESMMCLLWQVETPVNRGNRKMQRWYFRSSSVMIARMWSSWLVHQFNEPFSFAPQGVTKLKLDQPDERIMEALPKFDVVVLSSGHWFAKQSVYILNDEIVGGQLWWPDKTKHAKVSNVEAFGISVETILKAVAKHPSYKGLTILRTWSPDHYEGGAWNTGGSCTGKEEPLSPGKLVKNGFTEVMYEQQAKGFQRAVEDDKVGNRSKKMKLMDITEAFGYRHDGHPGPYRSPDPKKITKRGPDGQPPPQDCLHWCMPGPVDTWNEMVLEIIRRDMEGGGSRP, from the exons atgacttTATCTCCTCCTCGGCTTTCAAGAAGCGTgtatcctcggaaaattcctTCAATTGCGTTTGCTATTGGTGGCTTAACATCCTTCATCATCTTCGCTTCTCTGCTTCTCTTATCACATCCCCTTGGCTCTTCCCTTACTGGTTATCTCTACGGAACTGAGACCACTCAACATCTCGAGTTTCATCATAGTAGCAGCAGACATACTTCTGATCCAAACCCATCTCCTGATTCCACAGTTAACTCACCTCCGTTGCTGACACAACATAGAGAGGAGAGTACGGAGGCGCTTCCTACAAATCATGTTTCCGTTGAAAAAGAAGATCCAGTAGAAACag aatgTGATCTGTTTCGTGGTAACTGGTTCTATGATCCGAAGGGACCTTTGTACACGAACAACTCTTGTCCTCTTCTGACGCAGATGCAGAACTGTCAGGGCAATGGGAGACCTGACAAGAGCTATGAGAATTGGAGATGGAAACCGTCTCAGTGTGATCTTCCACGGTTCGATGCCAAGAAGTTTCTAGAGCTAATGAGAGGCAAAACACTAGCTTTTATAGGTGATTCCGTTGCTCGTAATCAGATGGAGTCTATGATGTGCCTTCTTTGGCAG gtaGAAACTCCGGTTAACCGCGGGAACCGGAAGATGCAGAGATGGTATTTCAGGTCATCATCAGTGATGATAGCTCGGATGTGGTCATCTTGGCTCGTCCACCAGTTCAACGAACCGTTTAGTTTTGCTCCACAAGGTGTGACTAAACTCAAGCTCGACCAACCTGATGAGCGTATAATGGAAGCTCTTCCGAAATTCGACGTTGTTGTGCTTTCATCAGGCCACTGGTTCGCTAAACAGTCTGTCTACATTTTAAACGACGAGATTGTTGGAGGCCAGTTATGGTGGCCGGACAAAACTAAGCATGCAAAGGTCAGCAACGTGGAAGCATTTGGGATCTCTGTAGAGACAATCTTGAAGGCAGTAGCTAAACACCCAAGCTACAAGGGTCTGACCATCTTGCGGACTTGGTCGCCTGATCATTACGAAGGCGGTGCTTGGAACACAGGCGGGTCGTGCACGGGTAAAGAAGAGCCTCTCTCTCCTGGGAAGTTGGTTAAAAACGGGTTCACGGAGGTAATGTATGAGCAGCAAGCGAAGGGGTTTCAACGAGCTGTGGAGGATGATAAGGTCGGGAATAGATCGAAGAAGATGAAGCTGATGGATATCACTGAGGCTTTCGGGTATCGCCACGATGGTCATCCTGGTCCGTATAGAAGTCCTGACCCCAAGAAGATCACGAAACGTGGACCGGATGGTCAGCCACCGCCACAAGACTGCTTGCACTGGTGCATGCCCGGGCCGGTGGATACGTGGAATGAGATGGTGCTGGAGATTATAAGGAGAGATATGGAGGGTGGAGGAAGTAGACCATAA
- the LOC106414091 gene encoding AT-hook motif nuclear-localized protein 4: MDEREGTSSNSNNNITSFGLKQHVAPPPPPNSGVYQMGPPRSENPNPFPAGLPNTNAASASASAVAATAPENAASPFSLTMPVGNSSSELKMKKRGRPRKYNPDGPLAVTLSPMPISSSVPLTTGFAPPQRGGRGQGRGRERGQARVDPPSNNNRLTNPQMFGFNNSSPVVGTSEVVCASFTPHVLTVNVGEDVTMKIMTFSQQGSRAICILSGNGAVSSVTLRQSFTSAGTLTYEGHFEILSLTGSFITSETGGIRSRAGGMSVSLSGPDGHVFGGGLSGLLLAAGPVQVTVGTFEAGKEEPQHQQMQNLRRERLGIPMTTQDSNISFGGGSAEDPKARYGLNKPVVIQAPPVSAPPVSLPHEPNTNAAQGYYTNNTANQIRDLFTSLPGEDDEDFEGEDDDEEFGSDSESDTEVPN, from the exons ATGGATGAGAGAGAAGGAACCAGCagcaacagcaacaacaacataaCCAGTTTTGGTCTGAAACAACATgtagctcctcctcctcctcctaatAGTGGGGTCTACCAGATGGGCCCACCACGGTCCGAGAACCCTAACCCTTTTCCGGCAGGACTACCCAACACCAACGCCGCATCCGCATCTGCCTCCGCCGTGGCTGCTACAGCTCCTGAGAACGCTGCTTCTCCTTTCAGCTTAACAATGCCGGTGGGGAATTCTTCTTCTGagttgaagatgaagaagagagggagACCGAGAAAGTATAACCCCGACGGCCCACTAGCCGTGACTCTTTCTCCGATGCCGATCTCCTCCTCTGTCCCGTTGACGACCGGGTTTGCTCCTCCGCAACGAGGAGGACGAGGGCAGGGAAGAGGAAGGGAACGCGGTCAAGCACGTGTAGACCCGCCCAGCAACAACAACAGGCTCACGAATCCTCAGATGTTCGGGTTCAACAACAGTTCTCCTG TTGTAGGAACTTCAGAAGTTGTCTGTGCAAGTTTTACGCCTCATGTGCTCACAGTAAACGTGGGCGAG GATGTGACGATGAAGATAATGACATTCTCTCAACAAGGCTCTCGTGCTATCTGCATTCTTTCAGGAAACGGTGCCGTTTCCAGTGTTACACTTCGTCAATCTTTTACATCTGCTGGTACTCTCACTTATGAG GGTCATTTTGAGATTCTTTCTTTGACGGGTTCGTTTATAACAAGCGAGACTGGAGGAATCCGAAGCAGAGCTGGAGGGATGAGTGTGTCTCTTTCAGGACCAGATGGTCATGTCTTTGGTGGTGGACTCTCCGGTCTCTTATTAGCCGCTGGTCCTGTTCAG gtGACGGTAGGGACTTTTGAGGCAGGTAAGGAGGAACCTCAGCATCAGCAGATGCAGAATCTAAGAAGGGAGAGACTCGGGATCCCCATGACAACACAAGATTCTAACATCTCATTCGGTGGTGGCTCAGCGGAAGATCCAAAGGCTAGATATGGGCTCAACAAGCCTGTTGTTATTCAGGCACCACCCGTGTCCGCACCACCTGTGTCCCTTCCCCATGAGCCAAACACTAACGCGGCCCAAGGTTACTACACAAACAACACTGCTAACCAAATCAGAGATCTCTTCACTTCTCTCCCAGGAGAGGATGATGAGGATTTTGAaggtgaagatgatgatgaagaattTGGAAGCGACAGCGAATCTGACACCGAGGTTCCAAACTGA
- the LOC106414622 gene encoding putative FBD-associated F-box protein At5g56560 translates to MENYRRDIISQLPDDLLLRILSSLSLKEVMATSFLSQRWRSLWKLGSKLKIGDKDFDDFLLKWVSRSLAISNPQILKSLDLKLIPGNECDRNSNSFHRFSSLVETAVSCGLRELRIEFLYTSLELPSIFYACGTLETLILCRLHLVDVPPNGSLSSLKTLRLLSVKFSRDESVQKLLSICPVLEELVVRRSGYSNVEIFTINVPSLTSLSIDYIRVGSHQPTGVHGFVINAPSLRYLNIRDRHSNYLLFTNMPELVKANVEAVCDQSESLIGSLASVRYLSLCSKSSNIPYHAGTSFAFLEHLELCTCSSECCNLLSRIITDPLTLRVLKLKSIHRAH, encoded by the exons ATGGAAAATTACAGGAGGGACATTATCAGCCAGCTGCCAGATGATCTGCTCTTAAGAATACTGTCGTCACTTTCTCTTAAGGAAGTGATGGCAACGAGTTTCTTGTCCCAACGGTGGCGGTCTTTATGGAAGTTGGGGTCTAAACTCAAGATTGGTGATAAAGACTTCGACGACTTTCTTCTCAAATGGGTTTCCAGATCTTTGGCTATTAGTAACCCTCAGATTCTAAAGAGCTTGGATTTGAAGCTTATCCCAGGTAATGAATGTGACAGAAATAGTAACTCTTTTCATAGGTTCTCCTCTTTGGTTGAAACCGCAGTTTCTTGCGGTTTGAGAGAGTTGAGAATCGAGTTTCTTTACACATCCCTAGAACTGCCGAGTATCTTCTATGCATGTGGGACCCTCGAAACATTGATACTCTGCAGGCTACATCTCGTGGATGTTCCGCCTAATGGTTCCTTGTCGTCTCTCAAAACTCTTCGCCTTTTATCCGTCAAGTTCTCACGCGACGAATCTGTTCAGAAGCTTCTAAGCATTTGTCCAGTTCTTGAAGAGTTGGTTGTAAGACGATCCGGATATTCCAATGTGGAGATCTTCACTATCAACGTGCCTAGTTTGACGAGTTTATCGATTGATTATATACGTGTGGGATCTCATCAACCCACGGGTGTTCATGGATTTGTCATAAATGCTCCTTCCTTAAGGTACCTGAACATTAGAGACCGTCACAGTAACTATTTGCTGTTCACAAATATGCCGGAGCTGGTCAAGGCGAATGTTGAGGCTGTTTGTGATCAATCCGAGAGTCTAATAGGATCTCTTGCCTCAGTCCGTTATCTCTCTTTGTGTTCAAAATCTTCAAAC ATTCCATACCATGCAGGCACTTCCTTTGCCTTTCTTGAACATCTAGAGCTGTGTACTTGTTCTTCGGAGTGTTGCAATCTACTTTCCCGCATAATCACAGACCCCCTAACACTTCGAGTTCTCAAGCTTAAGTCG ATACATCGCGCCCATTAA
- the LOC106379316 gene encoding putative FBD-associated F-box protein At5g56560 isoform X2, translating into MPMENYRRDIISQLPDDLLLRILSSLSLKEVMATSFLSQRWRSLWKLGSKLKIGDKDFDDFLLKWVSRSLAISNPQILKSLDLKLIPGNECDRNSNSFHRFSSLVETAVSCGLRELRIEFLYTSLELPSIFYACGTLETLILCRLHLVDVPPNGSLSSLKTLRLLSVKFSRDESVQKLLSICPVLEELVVRRSGYSNVEIFTINVPSLTSLSIDYIRVGSHQPAGVHGFVINAPSLRYLNIRDRHSNYLLFTNMPELVKANVEAVCDQSESLIGSLASVRHLSLCSKSSNIPYHAGTSFAFLEHLELCTCSSECWNLLSRIITDPLTLRVLKLKSIHRAH; encoded by the exons ATGC CAATGGAAAATTACAGGAGGGACATTATCAGCCAGCTGCCAGATGATCTGCTCTTAAGGATACTGTCGTCACTTTCTCTTAAGGAAGTGATGGCAACGAGTTTCTTGTCCCAACGGTGGCGGTCTTTATGGAAGTTGGGGTCTAAACTCAAGATTGGTGATAAAGACTTCGACGACTTTCTTCTCAAATGGGTTTCCAGATCTTTGGCTATTAGTAACCCTCAGATTCTAAAGAGCTTGGATTTGAAGCTTATCCCAGGTAATGAATGTGACAGAAATAGTAACTCTTTTCATAGGTTCTCCTCTTTGGTTGAAACCGCAGTTTCTTGCGGTTTGAGAGAGTTGAGAATCGAGTTTCTTTACACATCCCTAGAACTGCCGAGTATCTTCTATGCATGTGGGACCCTCGAAACATTGATACTCTGCAGGCTACATCTCGTGGATGTTCCGCCTAATGGTTCCTTGTCGTCTCTCAAAACTCTTCGCCTTTTATCCGTCAAGTTCTCACGCGACGAATCTGTTCAGAAGCTTCTAAGCATTTGTCCAGTTCTTGAAGAGTTGGTTGTAAGACGATCCGGATATTCCAATGTGGAGATCTTCACTATCAACGTGCCTAGTTTGACGAGTTTATCGATTGATTATATACGTGTGGGATCTCATCAACCCGCGGGTGTTCATGGATTTGTCATAAATGCTCCTTCCTTAAGGTACCTGAACATTAGAGACCGTCACAGTAACTATTTGCTGTTCACAAATATGCCGGAGCTGGTCAAGGCGAATGTTGAGGCTGTTTGTGATCAATCCGAGAGTCTAATAGGATCTCTTGCCTCAGTCCGTCATCTCTCTTTGTGTTCAAAATCTTCAAAC ATTCCATACCATGCAGGCACTTCCTTTGCCTTTCTTGAACATCTAGAGCTGTGTACTTGTTCTTCGGAGTGTTGGAATCTACTTTCCCGCATAATCACAGACCCCCTAACACTTCGAGTTCTCAAGCTTAAGTCG ATACATCGCGCCCATTAA
- the LOC106379316 gene encoding putative FBD-associated F-box protein At5g56560 isoform X1 — translation MPMENYRRDIISQLPDDLLLRILSSLSLKEVMATSFLSQRWRSLWKLGSKLKIGDKDFDDFLLKWVSRSLAISNPQILKSLDLKLIPGNECDRNSNSFHRFSSLVETAVSCGLRELRIEFLYTSLELPSIFYACGTLETLILCRLHLVDVPPNGSLSSLKTLRLLSVKFSRDESVQKLLSICPVLEELVVRRSGYSNVEIFTINVPSLTSLSIDYIRVGSHQPAGVHGFVINAPSLRYLNIRDRHSNYLLFTNMPELVKANVEAVCDQSESLIGSLASVRHLSLCSKSSNIPYHAGTSFAFLEHLELCTCSSECWNLLSRIITDPLTLRVLKLKSVCSIQFP, via the exons ATGC CAATGGAAAATTACAGGAGGGACATTATCAGCCAGCTGCCAGATGATCTGCTCTTAAGGATACTGTCGTCACTTTCTCTTAAGGAAGTGATGGCAACGAGTTTCTTGTCCCAACGGTGGCGGTCTTTATGGAAGTTGGGGTCTAAACTCAAGATTGGTGATAAAGACTTCGACGACTTTCTTCTCAAATGGGTTTCCAGATCTTTGGCTATTAGTAACCCTCAGATTCTAAAGAGCTTGGATTTGAAGCTTATCCCAGGTAATGAATGTGACAGAAATAGTAACTCTTTTCATAGGTTCTCCTCTTTGGTTGAAACCGCAGTTTCTTGCGGTTTGAGAGAGTTGAGAATCGAGTTTCTTTACACATCCCTAGAACTGCCGAGTATCTTCTATGCATGTGGGACCCTCGAAACATTGATACTCTGCAGGCTACATCTCGTGGATGTTCCGCCTAATGGTTCCTTGTCGTCTCTCAAAACTCTTCGCCTTTTATCCGTCAAGTTCTCACGCGACGAATCTGTTCAGAAGCTTCTAAGCATTTGTCCAGTTCTTGAAGAGTTGGTTGTAAGACGATCCGGATATTCCAATGTGGAGATCTTCACTATCAACGTGCCTAGTTTGACGAGTTTATCGATTGATTATATACGTGTGGGATCTCATCAACCCGCGGGTGTTCATGGATTTGTCATAAATGCTCCTTCCTTAAGGTACCTGAACATTAGAGACCGTCACAGTAACTATTTGCTGTTCACAAATATGCCGGAGCTGGTCAAGGCGAATGTTGAGGCTGTTTGTGATCAATCCGAGAGTCTAATAGGATCTCTTGCCTCAGTCCGTCATCTCTCTTTGTGTTCAAAATCTTCAAAC ATTCCATACCATGCAGGCACTTCCTTTGCCTTTCTTGAACATCTAGAGCTGTGTACTTGTTCTTCGGAGTGTTGGAATCTACTTTCCCGCATAATCACAGACCCCCTAACACTTCGAGTTCTCAAGCTTAAGTCGGTATGTAGTATTCAGTTTCCttaa
- the LOC106379557 gene encoding putative FBD-associated F-box protein At5g56560 isoform X2 has translation MPMENYRRDIISQLPDDLLLRILSSLSLKEVMATSFLSQRWRSLWKLGSKLKIGNKDFSELLVKWVSRSLAISNPQILKSLDIKLIPGELDRNINSLYRFSSLVKTAVSCGRELKIEFLYTSLELPSIFYACGTLETLILCRLHFADVPPNGSLSSLKTLCLLSVKFSRDESVQKLLSICPVLEELVVRRSGYSNVEIFTINVPSLTSLSIDYIRVGSHQPAGVHGFVINAPSLRYLNIRDRHSNYLLFTNMPELVKANVEAVCDQSESLIGSLASVRHLSLCSKSSNIPYHAGTSFAFLEHLELCTCSSECWNLLSRIITDPLTLRVLKLKSIHRAH, from the exons ATGC CAATGGAAAATTACAGGAGGGACATTATCAGCCAGCTGCCAGATGATCTGCTCTTAAGGATACTGTCGTCACTTTCTCTTAAGGAAGTGATGGCAACGAGTTTCTTGTCCCAACGGTGGCGGTCTTTATGGAAGTTGGGGTCTAAACTCAAGATTGGTAATAAAGACTTCAGCGAGTTGCTTGTCAAATGGGTTTCCAGATCTTTGGCTATTAGTAACCCTCAGATTCTAAAGAGCTTGGATATAAAGCTTATCCCAGGTGAACTTGATAGAAATATAAACTCTTTGTATAGGTTCTCCTCTTTGGTTAAAACCGCAGTTTCTTGCGGTAGAGAGTTGAAAATCGAGTTTCTTTACACATCACTAGAACTGCCGAGTATCTTCTATGCATGTGGGACCCTCGAAACCTTGATACTCTGCAGGCTACATTTCGCGGATGTTCCGCCTAATGGTTCCTTGTCGTCTCTCAAAACTCTTTGCCTTTTATCCGTCAAGTTCTCACGCGACGAATCTGTTCAGAAGCTTCTAAGCATTTGTCCAGTTCTTGAAGAGTTGGTTGTAAGACGATCCGGATATTCCAATGTGGAGATCTTCACTATCAACGTGCCTAGTTTGACGAGTTTATCGATTGATTATATACGTGTGGGATCTCATCAACCCGCGGGTGTTCATGGATTTGTCATAAATGCTCCTTCCTTAAGGTACCTGAACATTAGAGACCGTCACAGTAACTATTTGCTGTTCACAAATATGCCGGAGCTGGTCAAGGCGAATGTTGAGGCTGTTTGTGATCAATCCGAGAGTCTAATAGGATCTCTTGCCTCAGTCCGTCATCTCTCTTTGTGTTCAAAATCTTCAAAC ATTCCATACCATGCAGGCACTTCCTTTGCCTTTCTTGAACATCTAGAGCTGTGTACTTGTTCTTCGGAGTGTTGGAATCTACTTTCCCGCATAATCACAGACCCCCTAACACTTCGAGTTCTCAAGCTTAAGTCG ATACATCGCGCCCATTAA
- the LOC106379557 gene encoding putative FBD-associated F-box protein At5g56560 isoform X3, translating into MENYRRDIISQLPDDLLLRILSSLSLKEVMATSFLSQRWRSLWKLGSKLKIGNKDFSELLVKWVSRSLAISNPQILKSLDIKLIPGELDRNINSLYRFSSLVKTAVSCGRELKIEFLYTSLELPSIFYACGTLETLILCRLHFADVPPNGSLSSLKTLCLLSVKFSRDESVQKLLSICPVLEELVVRRSGYSNVEIFTINVPSLTSLSIDYIRVGSHQPAGVHGFVINAPSLRYLNIRDRHSNYLLFTNMPELVKANVEAVCDQSESLIGSLASVRHLSLCSKSSNIPYHAGTSFAFLEHLELCTCSSECWNLLSRIITDPLTLRVLKLKSIHRAH; encoded by the exons ATGGAAAATTACAGGAGGGACATTATCAGCCAGCTGCCAGATGATCTGCTCTTAAGGATACTGTCGTCACTTTCTCTTAAGGAAGTGATGGCAACGAGTTTCTTGTCCCAACGGTGGCGGTCTTTATGGAAGTTGGGGTCTAAACTCAAGATTGGTAATAAAGACTTCAGCGAGTTGCTTGTCAAATGGGTTTCCAGATCTTTGGCTATTAGTAACCCTCAGATTCTAAAGAGCTTGGATATAAAGCTTATCCCAGGTGAACTTGATAGAAATATAAACTCTTTGTATAGGTTCTCCTCTTTGGTTAAAACCGCAGTTTCTTGCGGTAGAGAGTTGAAAATCGAGTTTCTTTACACATCACTAGAACTGCCGAGTATCTTCTATGCATGTGGGACCCTCGAAACCTTGATACTCTGCAGGCTACATTTCGCGGATGTTCCGCCTAATGGTTCCTTGTCGTCTCTCAAAACTCTTTGCCTTTTATCCGTCAAGTTCTCACGCGACGAATCTGTTCAGAAGCTTCTAAGCATTTGTCCAGTTCTTGAAGAGTTGGTTGTAAGACGATCCGGATATTCCAATGTGGAGATCTTCACTATCAACGTGCCTAGTTTGACGAGTTTATCGATTGATTATATACGTGTGGGATCTCATCAACCCGCGGGTGTTCATGGATTTGTCATAAATGCTCCTTCCTTAAGGTACCTGAACATTAGAGACCGTCACAGTAACTATTTGCTGTTCACAAATATGCCGGAGCTGGTCAAGGCGAATGTTGAGGCTGTTTGTGATCAATCCGAGAGTCTAATAGGATCTCTTGCCTCAGTCCGTCATCTCTCTTTGTGTTCAAAATCTTCAAAC ATTCCATACCATGCAGGCACTTCCTTTGCCTTTCTTGAACATCTAGAGCTGTGTACTTGTTCTTCGGAGTGTTGGAATCTACTTTCCCGCATAATCACAGACCCCCTAACACTTCGAGTTCTCAAGCTTAAGTCG ATACATCGCGCCCATTAA
- the LOC106379557 gene encoding putative FBD-associated F-box protein At5g56560 isoform X1: protein MPMENYRRDIISQLPDDLLLRILSSLSLKEVMATSFLSQRWRSLWKLGSKLKIGNKDFSELLVKWVSRSLAISNPQILKSLDIKLIPGELDRNINSLYRFSSLVKTAVSCGRELKIEFLYTSLELPSIFYACGTLETLILCRLHFADVPPNGSLSSLKTLCLLSVKFSRDESVQKLLSICPVLEELVVRRSGYSNVEIFTINVPSLTSLSIDYIRVGSHQPAGVHGFVINAPSLRYLNIRDRHSNYLLFTNMPELVKANVEAVCDQSESLIGSLASVRHLSLCSKSSNIPYHAGTSFAFLEHLELCTCSSECWNLLSRIITDPLTLRVLKLKSVCSIQFP, encoded by the exons ATGC CAATGGAAAATTACAGGAGGGACATTATCAGCCAGCTGCCAGATGATCTGCTCTTAAGGATACTGTCGTCACTTTCTCTTAAGGAAGTGATGGCAACGAGTTTCTTGTCCCAACGGTGGCGGTCTTTATGGAAGTTGGGGTCTAAACTCAAGATTGGTAATAAAGACTTCAGCGAGTTGCTTGTCAAATGGGTTTCCAGATCTTTGGCTATTAGTAACCCTCAGATTCTAAAGAGCTTGGATATAAAGCTTATCCCAGGTGAACTTGATAGAAATATAAACTCTTTGTATAGGTTCTCCTCTTTGGTTAAAACCGCAGTTTCTTGCGGTAGAGAGTTGAAAATCGAGTTTCTTTACACATCACTAGAACTGCCGAGTATCTTCTATGCATGTGGGACCCTCGAAACCTTGATACTCTGCAGGCTACATTTCGCGGATGTTCCGCCTAATGGTTCCTTGTCGTCTCTCAAAACTCTTTGCCTTTTATCCGTCAAGTTCTCACGCGACGAATCTGTTCAGAAGCTTCTAAGCATTTGTCCAGTTCTTGAAGAGTTGGTTGTAAGACGATCCGGATATTCCAATGTGGAGATCTTCACTATCAACGTGCCTAGTTTGACGAGTTTATCGATTGATTATATACGTGTGGGATCTCATCAACCCGCGGGTGTTCATGGATTTGTCATAAATGCTCCTTCCTTAAGGTACCTGAACATTAGAGACCGTCACAGTAACTATTTGCTGTTCACAAATATGCCGGAGCTGGTCAAGGCGAATGTTGAGGCTGTTTGTGATCAATCCGAGAGTCTAATAGGATCTCTTGCCTCAGTCCGTCATCTCTCTTTGTGTTCAAAATCTTCAAAC ATTCCATACCATGCAGGCACTTCCTTTGCCTTTCTTGAACATCTAGAGCTGTGTACTTGTTCTTCGGAGTGTTGGAATCTACTTTCCCGCATAATCACAGACCCCCTAACACTTCGAGTTCTCAAGCTTAAGTCGGTATGTAGTATTCAGTTTCCttaa